A window of the Streptomyces griseochromogenes genome harbors these coding sequences:
- the paaD gene encoding 1,2-phenylacetyl-CoA epoxidase subunit PaaD — protein MVTATALEAELLELAGSVPDPELPVLTLQELGVLRAVHVSGADAVEVDLTPTYTGCPAVEAMSLDIERVLRAHGMREVTVRTVLTPAWSTDDITSEGRRKLQEFGIAPPREHHATGPVTLTLGATRTLTEDTDPVRCPHCGSADTELLSRFSSTACKALRRCLACREPFDHFKEL, from the coding sequence ATGGTGACGGCCACCGCGCTGGAGGCGGAGCTGCTGGAGCTGGCCGGTTCGGTGCCCGACCCCGAACTGCCGGTGCTCACGCTCCAGGAGCTGGGCGTGCTGCGCGCGGTCCACGTCAGCGGCGCCGACGCGGTCGAGGTCGACCTGACCCCGACCTACACCGGCTGCCCCGCCGTCGAGGCGATGAGCCTGGACATCGAGCGGGTGCTGCGCGCCCACGGCATGCGCGAGGTCACCGTCCGCACGGTACTCACCCCCGCCTGGTCGACCGACGACATCACCTCCGAAGGCCGCCGCAAACTCCAGGAGTTCGGCATCGCTCCCCCGCGTGAGCACCACGCCACGGGACCGGTAACGCTGACCCTGGGTGCGACCCGCACCCTCACCGAGGACACCGACCCGGTCCGCTGCCCGCACTGCGGATCCGCCGACACCGAGCTGCTGAGCCGGTTCTCCTCCACCGCGTGCAAGGCGCTGCGTCGCTGCCTGGCCTGCCGTGAACCGTTCGACCACTTCAAGGAGTTGTGA
- the paaC gene encoding 1,2-phenylacetyl-CoA epoxidase subunit PaaC, whose product MTATVPATAALALGDDALVLSHRLGEWAGHAPVLEEEVALANIALDLLGQARILLSMAGDEDELAYLREERAFSNLQLVEQPNGDFAHTIARQLYFSTYQQLLYTELAAREGPFAPLAAKAVKEVAYHRDHAEQWTLRLGDGTELSQERMQRACDALWRFTGEMFQPVEGLDVDWADLADRWLRSVTDVLGRATLAVPEGPRSGAWAAGAGRQGLHTEPFGRMLAEMQHLHRSHPGASW is encoded by the coding sequence GTGACCGCGACCGTCCCCGCGACCGCCGCACTCGCCCTCGGCGACGACGCCCTGGTGCTCTCCCACCGCCTCGGCGAATGGGCCGGGCACGCTCCCGTCCTGGAGGAGGAGGTCGCCCTCGCCAACATCGCCCTCGACCTGCTCGGCCAGGCCCGGATCCTGCTGTCCATGGCCGGCGACGAGGACGAGCTGGCGTACCTGCGCGAGGAGCGGGCCTTCAGCAACCTCCAGCTGGTCGAGCAGCCGAACGGCGACTTCGCCCACACCATCGCCCGCCAGCTGTACTTCTCCACCTACCAGCAGCTGCTCTACACCGAACTGGCCGCGCGCGAGGGCCCGTTCGCACCGCTGGCCGCGAAAGCGGTCAAGGAGGTCGCCTACCACCGCGACCATGCCGAGCAGTGGACGCTGCGGCTCGGCGACGGCACCGAGCTCAGCCAGGAGCGGATGCAGCGGGCGTGCGACGCGCTGTGGCGGTTCACCGGGGAGATGTTCCAGCCGGTGGAGGGCCTGGACGTCGACTGGGCGGACCTGGCGGACCGTTGGCTTCGGTCCGTGACGGACGTGCTCGGCCGGGCCACCCTGGCCGTGCCCGAGGGGCCGCGCTCGGGTGCCTGGGCGGCGGGCGCCGGCCGGCAGGGCCTGCACACCGAGCCGTTCGGCCGGATGCTCGCCGAGATGCAGCACCTGCACCGCAGCCACCCGGGGGCGTCATGGTGA
- the paaB gene encoding 1,2-phenylacetyl-CoA epoxidase subunit PaaB — protein sequence MTTTDWPLWEVFVRSRRGLSHTHAGSLHAPDAELALRNARDLYTRRGEGVSIWVVPAAAITASSPDEKDPFFEPAADKPYRHPTFYKIPEGVKHL from the coding sequence ATGACGACCACCGACTGGCCCCTGTGGGAGGTCTTCGTACGCTCCCGCCGCGGCCTCTCCCACACCCACGCCGGCAGCCTGCACGCACCGGACGCGGAGCTGGCCCTGCGCAACGCCCGCGATCTGTACACCCGGCGCGGCGAAGGCGTCTCGATCTGGGTCGTCCCGGCCGCCGCGATCACCGCCTCCTCGCCCGACGAGAAGGACCCCTTCTTCGAACCGGCCGCCGACAAGCCCTACCGGCACCCCACCTTCTACAAGATCCCGGAAGGGGTGAAGCACCTGTGA
- the paaA gene encoding 1,2-phenylacetyl-CoA epoxidase subunit PaaA has translation MATAAAHRTARTAEDGAPDTAVDTAAYQSAFDAAVAADERIEPRDWMPDAYRATLVRQIAQHAHSEIIGMQPEANWITRAPSLRRKAILMAKVQDEAGHGLYLYSAAETLGTGRDELLDKLHSGRQKYSSIFNYPTLTWADVGAIGWLVDGAAITNQVPLCRCSYGPYARAMVRICKEESFHQRQGYELLLALSKGTPEQHAMAQDAVNRWWWPSLMMFGPPDDESQHSAQSMEWKIKRHSNDELRQRFVDICVPQAESLDLTLPDPDLRWNEERGQHDFGAIDWTEFWDVLKGNGPCNEQRITQRRRAHDEGAWVREAAAAYAAKHTGTTGGTGETRA, from the coding sequence ATGGCCACAGCAGCCGCGCACCGCACGGCCCGCACAGCGGAGGACGGCGCGCCGGACACCGCCGTCGACACGGCGGCGTACCAGAGTGCCTTCGACGCGGCCGTGGCCGCCGACGAACGCATCGAGCCGCGCGACTGGATGCCCGACGCCTACCGCGCGACGCTGGTCAGGCAGATCGCCCAGCACGCGCACTCCGAGATCATCGGCATGCAGCCGGAGGCCAACTGGATCACCCGCGCGCCGAGTCTGCGCCGCAAGGCGATCCTGATGGCCAAGGTCCAGGACGAGGCCGGCCACGGCCTGTACCTGTACAGCGCGGCCGAGACCCTCGGCACCGGCCGTGACGAGCTGCTCGACAAGCTGCACAGCGGCCGCCAGAAGTACTCCTCGATCTTCAACTATCCGACGCTGACCTGGGCCGACGTCGGCGCGATCGGCTGGCTGGTGGACGGGGCCGCGATCACCAACCAGGTGCCGCTGTGCCGCTGCTCCTACGGCCCCTACGCACGCGCCATGGTGCGGATCTGCAAGGAGGAGTCCTTCCACCAGCGCCAGGGCTACGAACTGCTGCTGGCCCTCAGCAAGGGCACCCCGGAGCAGCACGCGATGGCCCAGGACGCGGTGAACCGCTGGTGGTGGCCCTCCCTGATGATGTTCGGCCCGCCCGACGACGAGTCCCAGCACTCCGCGCAGTCGATGGAGTGGAAGATCAAGCGCCACTCCAACGACGAGCTGCGCCAGCGCTTCGTCGACATCTGCGTCCCGCAGGCCGAGTCTCTGGACCTGACCCTCCCCGACCCGGACCTGCGGTGGAACGAGGAGCGGGGACAGCACGACTTCGGCGCGATCGACTGGACGGAGTTCTGGGACGTCCTCAAGGGCAACGGCCCGTGCAACGAGCAGCGGATCACTCAGCGCAGGCGCGCCCACGACGAGGGCGCATGGGTACGGGAAGCGGCCGCCGCCTACGCGGCCAAGCACACCGGCACCACCGGTGGGACGGGAGAGACACGAGCATGA
- a CDS encoding DUF5819 family protein, with the protein MVFLSLAPANTVTKQHGKAIEEWVYPEFEQNWKLFAPNPLQQNIAVQVRAEVRMKDGGVRTTGWNDLSARDGAAIDGSLVPSHTQQNELRRAWDFFVSTHGPDNRPVGMRGALSEQYVRRIVVMRLYREDATSREGVIQRVQVRSRTTNVQPPGWSREKISDKPFYRVLPWWTVAADEAAGGVR; encoded by the coding sequence ATGGTGTTCCTGAGCCTTGCGCCGGCGAACACGGTGACCAAGCAGCACGGCAAGGCGATCGAGGAGTGGGTGTACCCGGAGTTCGAGCAGAACTGGAAGCTGTTCGCCCCGAACCCGCTGCAGCAGAACATCGCCGTGCAGGTGCGCGCCGAGGTGCGGATGAAGGACGGCGGCGTGCGCACCACCGGCTGGAACGATCTCTCCGCCCGCGACGGCGCCGCCATCGACGGCAGTCTGGTGCCGAGCCACACCCAGCAGAACGAGCTGCGCCGCGCCTGGGACTTCTTCGTCTCCACGCACGGCCCCGACAACCGGCCCGTGGGCATGCGCGGCGCGCTCTCCGAGCAGTACGTGCGCCGGATCGTCGTGATGCGCCTGTACCGGGAGGACGCGACAAGCCGGGAGGGCGTCATCCAGCGCGTGCAGGTCCGCTCCAGAACCACCAATGTGCAGCCGCCCGGGTGGAGCCGGGAGAAGATCTCCGACAAGCCCTTCTACCGTGTGCTGCCCTGGTGGACGGTGGCGGCCGACGAGGCCGCGGGAGGTGTGCGGTGA
- a CDS encoding HTTM domain-containing protein has protein sequence MNRLSLTLSRGIARVTESALGPYQSAVIRIGFAGTWLLFLLREFPHRQELYGPDGPWSWDMAQQLTSDNHAFTALMWSDGKGWFEAFYLLAILSSVALLLGWRTRTASVLFMVGVLSLQNRSVFVGDGGDNVLHLMSFYLVFTRCGRVWSLDARRAARVEAARARGEQVRADRVGPVLWAVLGLALGGATLAGRFDNGWLVPALLWTVWAVLGLWWAVQRRARSREPLILLDVIANVLHNGALFVIMAEACLIYATAGWYKIQGSRWQDGTAVYYPLHLDYFSPWPGLADLMSSSGTIMMIVTYGTVMVQVAFPFTLFNRRVKNVLLVLMMTEHAVIAIVLGLPFFSLAMITADAVFLPTSFLLLLGAWAARARERLPRRGAGDRTLPRPRSAEDSRSGRVGFTA, from the coding sequence GTGAACCGTCTCTCCCTGACCCTCTCGCGCGGCATCGCCCGTGTCACCGAGTCGGCGCTCGGCCCGTACCAGAGCGCCGTGATCCGCATCGGTTTCGCGGGGACCTGGCTGCTCTTCCTGCTGCGCGAGTTCCCCCACCGCCAGGAGCTCTACGGGCCCGACGGCCCCTGGAGCTGGGACATGGCCCAGCAGCTGACCTCCGACAACCACGCCTTCACGGCCCTCATGTGGTCCGACGGGAAGGGCTGGTTCGAGGCCTTCTACCTGCTGGCGATCCTCTCCAGCGTGGCGCTGCTGCTCGGCTGGCGCACCCGGACCGCCTCCGTGCTGTTCATGGTGGGCGTGCTGTCGCTGCAGAACCGCAGCGTCTTCGTGGGGGACGGCGGCGACAACGTCCTGCACCTGATGTCGTTCTACCTGGTGTTCACGCGCTGTGGCCGGGTGTGGTCCCTGGACGCGCGGCGGGCGGCCCGCGTCGAGGCAGCACGCGCGCGTGGGGAACAGGTGCGAGCCGACCGCGTCGGGCCGGTGCTGTGGGCGGTGCTCGGTCTCGCGCTCGGCGGTGCGACGCTGGCGGGCCGGTTCGACAACGGCTGGCTGGTGCCCGCGCTGCTGTGGACGGTGTGGGCCGTGCTCGGCCTGTGGTGGGCGGTGCAGCGCCGGGCGAGGTCGAGGGAGCCGCTGATCCTGCTGGACGTGATCGCCAACGTCCTGCACAACGGCGCCCTGTTCGTGATCATGGCGGAGGCCTGCCTGATCTACGCCACGGCCGGCTGGTACAAGATCCAGGGCTCGCGCTGGCAGGACGGCACCGCCGTCTACTACCCGCTCCACCTGGACTACTTCTCGCCCTGGCCGGGTCTCGCCGATCTGATGTCCTCCAGCGGCACGATCATGATGATCGTGACCTACGGGACGGTCATGGTGCAGGTCGCCTTCCCGTTCACGCTGTTCAACCGGAGGGTCAAGAACGTCCTGCTGGTGCTGATGATGACCGAGCACGCCGTGATCGCGATCGTCCTCGGCCTGCCGTTCTTCTCGCTCGCGATGATCACCGCGGACGCGGTGTTCCTGCCCACGTCCTTCCTGCTGCTGCTCGGCGCCTGGGCGGCACGCGCGCGCGAACGGCTGCCGCGGCGCGGTGCCGGCGACCGTACGCTGCCGCGACCGCGCTCCGCCGAGGACAGCCGGTCGGGCCGCGTAGGGTTCACCGCATGA
- a CDS encoding TrmH family RNA methyltransferase produces the protein MTDPVTRWREHAEGAVLLDGFHALKHALRFGAEVPVAVATDRRAALALAAELAGDVEDALDALLTEVPEQTYASLVPRPHPTGVAALAVRPSREANLRALAHTPRTAPVVVLDNPRNLGNAGAVIRLAAGFGATGVVTTGTLDPWHPTVVRGGAGLHFATAVERLDVGELPAGPLFALDPEGEDIRGTKLPDDAVLAFGSERSGLSAELRARADHLLALPMRPQVSSYNLATSVAMTLYHWSATGA, from the coding sequence ATGACCGACCCCGTGACCCGCTGGCGCGAGCATGCCGAGGGTGCCGTGCTGCTGGACGGCTTCCACGCCCTCAAGCACGCGCTGCGCTTCGGCGCCGAGGTCCCGGTGGCGGTCGCCACCGACCGGCGGGCGGCGCTCGCCCTGGCCGCCGAGCTGGCCGGGGACGTCGAGGACGCGCTGGACGCCCTCCTGACGGAGGTGCCCGAGCAGACCTACGCCTCGCTGGTGCCGCGCCCCCACCCGACCGGGGTGGCCGCCCTGGCCGTACGACCGTCCCGCGAGGCCAATCTGCGGGCGCTCGCGCACACGCCCCGCACCGCGCCCGTGGTGGTCCTCGACAACCCGCGCAACCTCGGCAACGCCGGAGCGGTGATCCGGCTGGCCGCCGGATTCGGGGCGACCGGGGTGGTCACCACGGGCACGCTCGACCCCTGGCACCCCACGGTGGTGCGCGGCGGGGCGGGGCTGCACTTCGCGACCGCCGTGGAACGGCTGGACGTCGGGGAGCTGCCCGCCGGGCCGCTGTTCGCCCTGGACCCGGAGGGCGAGGACATCCGGGGCACCAAGCTGCCGGACGACGCCGTACTGGCCTTCGGGTCGGAGCGCAGTGGCCTGTCGGCCGAGCTGCGCGCGCGTGCCGACCATCTGCTCGCGCTGCCGATGCGCCCCCAGGTCTCCAGCTACAACCTCGCCACCAGCGTGGCGATGACGCTGTACCACTGGAGCGCCACCGGGGCATGA
- the paaN gene encoding phenylacetic acid degradation protein PaaN, translating into MAAQLTPDELIAKHRPTLDQALEAIRTRAYWSPHPEHPKAYGEHGSLDAAAGKAAFDALLGTRLDLGQPGTDDWVGGEVSPYGIELGVTYPHADIDVLLPAMKAGQRAWRDAGAEMRAVVCVEILKRIGDRTHEFAHAVMHTSGQAFMMAFQAGGPHAQDRGLEAVAYAYAEQVRTPETAEWTKPQGKRDPLALAKRFTPVPRGIGLVIGCNTFPTWNGFPGLFASLATGNAVLVKPHPRAVLPLALTVKIARDVLAEAGFDANLVALAAERPGEGIAKTLATRPEIRIIDYTGSTSFGDWLEANARQAQVYTEKAGVNTVIVESTDNYKGMLSNLAFSLSLYSGQMCTTPQNLVVPRDGIRTDEGPKTFDEVTADLARAVDGLLGDDARANALLGAIVNPDVKARLEAAAGLGEVALASREISNPEFPGAVVRTPVIVKLDGAKPDDEAAYMSECFGPVSFAVAVDSVTDAVELLRRTVREKGAMTVGAYTTDPEVEQLVEEVCLEESAQLSLNLTGGVYVNQTAAFSDFHGSGGNPAANAALTDGAFVASRFRVVEVRKEAPLGTTA; encoded by the coding sequence ATGGCCGCCCAACTGACGCCCGACGAGCTGATCGCGAAGCACCGGCCCACTCTCGATCAGGCCCTGGAGGCGATCCGCACCCGCGCGTACTGGTCCCCTCACCCCGAGCACCCCAAGGCGTACGGCGAGCACGGCAGTCTGGACGCGGCCGCGGGCAAGGCCGCCTTCGACGCCCTGCTCGGCACCCGCCTCGACCTCGGCCAGCCCGGCACGGACGACTGGGTCGGCGGCGAGGTCTCGCCGTACGGCATCGAGCTGGGCGTGACCTACCCGCACGCGGACATCGACGTGCTGCTGCCCGCGATGAAGGCGGGTCAGCGCGCCTGGCGCGACGCGGGCGCGGAGATGCGTGCGGTGGTCTGCGTGGAGATCCTCAAGCGGATCGGCGACCGGACGCACGAGTTCGCGCACGCGGTCATGCACACCAGCGGACAGGCCTTCATGATGGCGTTCCAGGCGGGCGGCCCGCACGCCCAGGACCGCGGCCTGGAGGCGGTGGCGTACGCGTACGCGGAGCAGGTCCGCACGCCCGAGACGGCGGAGTGGACCAAGCCCCAGGGCAAGCGCGACCCGCTGGCGCTGGCCAAGCGGTTCACGCCGGTCCCGCGCGGCATCGGCCTGGTCATCGGCTGCAACACCTTCCCGACCTGGAACGGCTTCCCGGGCCTGTTCGCCTCCCTGGCGACCGGCAACGCGGTCCTGGTCAAGCCGCACCCGCGCGCGGTGCTGCCGCTGGCCCTCACCGTCAAGATCGCCCGGGACGTGCTCGCCGAGGCCGGCTTCGACGCGAACCTGGTCGCGCTGGCCGCCGAGCGCCCCGGCGAGGGCATCGCCAAGACCCTCGCCACCCGCCCCGAGATCAGGATCATCGACTACACCGGCTCGACCTCCTTCGGCGACTGGCTGGAGGCCAACGCCCGCCAGGCGCAGGTCTACACGGAGAAGGCCGGCGTCAACACGGTCATCGTGGAGTCGACCGACAACTACAAGGGCATGCTGTCCAACCTGGCCTTCTCGCTGTCCCTGTACAGCGGCCAGATGTGCACCACCCCGCAGAACCTGGTCGTCCCGCGCGACGGCATCCGCACCGACGAGGGCCCCAAGACCTTCGACGAGGTGACCGCCGACCTCGCCCGCGCGGTCGACGGGCTGCTCGGCGACGACGCGCGCGCGAACGCCCTGCTCGGCGCGATCGTCAACCCGGACGTGAAGGCCCGCCTGGAGGCGGCCGCCGGTCTCGGCGAGGTCGCCCTGGCCTCCCGGGAGATCAGCAACCCCGAGTTCCCGGGCGCGGTCGTCCGCACGCCCGTGATCGTCAAGCTGGACGGTGCCAAGCCGGACGACGAGGCCGCCTACATGAGCGAGTGCTTCGGCCCCGTCTCCTTCGCCGTCGCCGTCGACTCGGTGACCGACGCGGTCGAGCTGCTGCGCCGCACGGTCCGCGAGAAGGGCGCGATGACGGTCGGCGCGTACACCACCGACCCCGAGGTCGAACAGCTGGTCGAGGAGGTCTGCCTGGAGGAGTCCGCCCAGCTCTCGCTCAACCTGACCGGCGGGGTGTATGTGAACCAGACGGCCGCCTTCTCCGACTTCCACGGCTCGGGCGGCAACCCGGCGGCGAACGCGGCCCTCACCGACGGCGCGTTCGTGGCCAGCCGCTTCCGGGTGGTGGAGGTCCGCAAGGAGGCCCCGCTGGGGACCACCGCCTGA
- a CDS encoding 3-hydroxyacyl-CoA dehydrogenase, producing the protein MTALDLSSPVAVVGTGTMGQGIAQVALVAGHPVRLYDAVPGRAQEAAAAIGARLDRLVAKDRLGAADRDAALARLTPAGGLADLADCALVVEAVLERLDVKQQLFRELEEIVAEDCLLATNTSSLSVTAIGGALRNPGRFLGLHFFNPAPLLPLVEVVSGFATDVTSATRAYETARSWGKTPVACADTPGFIVNRIARPFYAEAFAVYEAQAADPATIDAVLRESGGFKMGAFELTDLIGQDVNESVTHSVWQSFFQDVRFTPSLAQRRLVESGRLGRKSGHGWYDYAEDAERAEPHTAEKERPPAYVVTEGSLGPAAELLPLIHEAGIQIREEDEDHGTRLVLPSGGQLVLADGQTSVEFRDVVYFDLAFDYRKATRIALSASNDTAQQTLAEAIGLFQALGKDVSVVGDVPGMIVARTVARIVDLAHDAVAKGVATEEDIDTAMRLGVNYPLGPFEWSRRLGRGWAYDLLDDLHLRDPSGRYAPSLALYRHAYATDQREGTP; encoded by the coding sequence ATGACAGCACTCGACCTCAGCAGCCCCGTGGCCGTCGTCGGCACCGGCACCATGGGCCAGGGCATCGCCCAGGTCGCGCTGGTGGCCGGCCACCCCGTGCGGCTCTACGACGCCGTTCCCGGGCGCGCCCAGGAGGCGGCCGCGGCGATCGGCGCCCGTCTCGACCGGCTCGTGGCGAAGGACCGGCTCGGCGCCGCCGACCGGGACGCGGCCCTCGCCCGGCTCACGCCCGCGGGCGGTCTCGCCGACCTGGCCGACTGCGCGCTGGTCGTCGAGGCGGTCCTGGAGCGGCTGGACGTCAAGCAGCAGCTCTTTCGCGAGCTGGAGGAGATCGTCGCCGAGGACTGCCTGCTCGCCACCAACACCTCGTCGCTGTCCGTGACGGCCATCGGCGGCGCTCTCCGCAACCCCGGCCGCTTCCTGGGCCTGCACTTCTTCAATCCGGCCCCGCTGCTGCCGCTGGTCGAGGTCGTCTCCGGGTTCGCCACCGACGTCACCTCGGCCACGCGCGCGTACGAGACGGCCCGCTCCTGGGGCAAGACGCCCGTGGCCTGCGCGGACACTCCCGGCTTCATCGTCAACCGCATCGCCCGGCCCTTCTACGCCGAGGCTTTCGCCGTCTACGAGGCCCAGGCCGCCGACCCGGCCACCATCGACGCGGTGCTGCGCGAGTCGGGCGGCTTCAAGATGGGCGCGTTCGAGCTGACCGACCTGATCGGGCAGGACGTGAACGAGTCCGTCACGCACTCCGTGTGGCAGTCGTTCTTCCAGGACGTCCGCTTCACGCCCTCGCTGGCCCAGCGCCGGCTGGTCGAGTCCGGGAGGCTCGGCCGCAAGTCCGGGCACGGCTGGTACGACTACGCCGAGGACGCCGAGCGCGCCGAGCCGCACACCGCCGAGAAGGAGCGGCCGCCCGCGTACGTCGTCACCGAGGGCAGCCTCGGCCCCGCGGCCGAACTCCTTCCGCTGATCCACGAGGCGGGCATCCAGATCCGCGAGGAGGACGAGGACCACGGCACCCGGCTGGTGCTGCCGAGCGGCGGCCAGCTGGTCCTCGCCGACGGCCAGACCTCCGTGGAGTTCCGCGACGTGGTCTACTTCGACCTCGCCTTCGACTACCGCAAGGCCACCCGTATCGCCCTGTCCGCCTCGAACGACACCGCGCAGCAGACTCTCGCCGAGGCCATCGGCCTCTTCCAGGCGCTCGGCAAGGACGTCAGCGTCGTCGGCGACGTTCCCGGCATGATCGTCGCCCGTACGGTCGCCCGGATCGTGGACCTCGCGCACGACGCCGTCGCCAAGGGCGTGGCCACCGAGGAGGACATCGACACCGCGATGCGCCTCGGCGTCAACTACCCGCTCGGCCCGTTCGAGTGGAGCCGCAGGCTCGGCCGCGGCTGGGCCTACGACCTGCTGGACGATCTGCACCTGCGCGACCCCTCCGGCCGGTACGCGCCGTCCCTCGCGCTCTACCGTCACGCGTACGCCACCGACCAGCGGGAGGGCACCCCATGA
- a CDS encoding TetR/AcrR family transcriptional regulator, with product MTTVKRDTYTPETLLSVAVQVFNERGYDGTSMEHLSRAAGISKSSIYHHVSGKEELLRRAVSRALDGLFAILEEEHARVGRAADRLEHVVRRMVEVLIAELPYVTLLLRVRGNTETERWALERRRDFDHRVAELLKAAAADGDIRGDVEVRLATRLVFGMINSVVEWYRPEARGASGPEVADAVVRLVFSGLRQS from the coding sequence ATGACGACCGTCAAGCGCGACACCTACACCCCCGAGACGCTGCTCTCCGTCGCCGTCCAGGTCTTCAACGAGCGTGGCTACGACGGCACTTCCATGGAGCATCTCTCCCGGGCGGCCGGCATCTCCAAGTCGTCCATCTACCACCACGTCAGCGGCAAGGAGGAGCTGCTGCGCCGGGCCGTCAGCCGGGCGCTGGACGGGCTGTTCGCCATCCTGGAGGAGGAGCACGCGCGCGTGGGGCGCGCCGCGGACCGCCTGGAGCACGTGGTGCGGCGCATGGTCGAGGTGCTCATAGCCGAGCTGCCGTACGTGACACTGCTGCTGCGCGTGCGCGGGAACACCGAGACCGAGCGCTGGGCGCTGGAGCGGCGCCGCGACTTCGACCACCGGGTCGCCGAGCTGCTGAAGGCGGCTGCCGCCGACGGCGACATACGCGGCGACGTGGAGGTGCGGCTGGCCACCCGGCTGGTCTTCGGGATGATCAACTCCGTCGTGGAGTGGTACCGGCCCGAGGCGCGCGGCGCCAGCGGTCCCGAGGTGGCCGACGCCGTGGTCCGGCTGGTCTTCTCGGGGCTGCGCCAGAGCTGA
- a CDS encoding Lrp/AsnC family transcriptional regulator → MAAEQMAEGPQDGTPLPPARPLDAIDQDILKILQADGRASIRSVAERVHVSRANAYARINRLVEDGVIRGFSARVDHERAGHGTSAYVTLKIVQNTWRTVREQLRQLPGASHIALVGGDFDVLLLVHTPDNRSLRELVLTRLQAIPEVLSTRTLLVFEEEDLEPET, encoded by the coding sequence ATGGCAGCTGAACAAATGGCCGAAGGACCGCAGGACGGCACCCCTCTGCCGCCCGCGCGCCCGCTGGACGCCATCGACCAGGACATCCTGAAGATCTTGCAGGCCGACGGCCGTGCGTCGATACGTTCGGTCGCCGAACGCGTCCATGTCTCGCGGGCGAATGCCTACGCGCGCATCAACCGTCTCGTCGAGGACGGGGTGATCCGGGGTTTCAGCGCCCGCGTCGACCACGAGCGGGCGGGGCACGGCACGTCCGCGTACGTCACGCTGAAGATCGTCCAGAACACCTGGCGCACGGTCCGCGAGCAGCTCAGACAGCTGCCCGGCGCCTCCCACATCGCCCTGGTGGGCGGCGACTTCGACGTCCTGCTCCTGGTGCACACGCCCGACAACCGGTCGCTGCGCGAGCTGGTGCTCACCCGGCTCCAGGCGATCCCCGAGGTGCTCAGCACGCGCACGCTGCTGGTGTTCGAGGAGGAGGACCTGGAACCGGAGACCTGA